The Treponema sp. J25 DNA segment TGGAACAGGTAAACCAGACACCGGCCTGGCGGAGCCGTTCCAGGGCATCCGCAAAGGGAAGGCCCACCACATCGGGCACCTTGATCATGGCATTTTCTGGGCCCCGACTCACCACCAGTTCCAGCTGGGTTGGCCCATCAATATTAGTACCGGGCTCAGGTTTTTGCTCCAACACCGTACCCGCCGGTTCAGAAGAATACTTATACAATGGCGGCTCCCGAAGGGAGAGAAGAGGGCGACTCGCCGTCGCAAAGAGGGTCTGGAGATGGATCTTTACATCGTCAATGTTCTGTCCGATGTAGTTTTCTACCTTATCTACCACCATGCCCCGACTCACCACAAGACGGATACGCCGCCCCGCCTTCACGATGGTTCCCGGCCGGGGATCCTGTTCCAGGATGGTTCCCTTATCGGTAGCGCTATTAGAGTAGCGTAATTGGATCCGGGGATACAGTTCCTTCGCCTGCAGTTCCAACAGGGCCGCGGTGAGTTCCTTTCCCACCACATTGGGAACCATGGTCTGTTCCCCACCCCGCAAGGCCAGGCCCAAGACGGTGACCGCCACGATTCCCATCAACACCAAGAGGGCCACCGCGGCAGAAATGAAAAGCCGCCCATGCTTCGAAAGATAGGTCTCCATCGCATCAGGGTCAAAATCGATATCGAATCGTTGAAACAGTTTCATATACCCTCAACTATCTCCAAGACGGGATCCCACCATATCCCGCGCCCCATTCAAGAAACTCTTCCAATCCAGAGCTTTCTTAGTAGCATACTGCAAGCGACGCAGCGCTAAAAGTCCTTCTCCAGTTTGTACCAATATTCCCCTTCCTTTGTCTACGCCCACCACGACGCCAGGCGGCGGTTTTCCCTCACCACCGGGGGCCCCTTCCCCTTCGTCCACCGGTTCTGCCTCCAACACATACAGAAGCTGCCCCTTATGAAGGGTATAACACAGGGGCCAGGGAGTATAGGCCCGAATTTGGGCATCAATATCCCGGGCCGAACGGGACCAATCGATCTTTCCATCCTCTTTTTTTATAAGATGACAGTACGTTGCCTGGTTATTATCCTGGGGCATCCCCTGGAGCTTGCCGGCGAGCATATCCTGCAACACCTGGATAAGCAGTCCCGGCGCCCGTTCTGCCACAAAGAAACTCAAACGCTCCGTGGTTTCCCGTCCCGAGAGCGGAAAAGACTCCTGTAAAAGGATATCCCCCGCATCCATTTCCAGGGCGATCCGTTGCACCGTAATACCCGTTTCCCGATCCCCATGCAAAATCGCCGCGGGAATGGGCGTCGGCCCCCGATACCGGGGCAACAAGGAAGGATGGATATTTATTCCCCCTGAGGGGAACAGGGCAAGGAATTTGGGACCAAAAATTTTACCATAGGCAAAAGAAACCAGGAGGTCCGGCGAAAGGGCCGCCACCGCTTCTCGGGAAGCCCCATTAAGTTTTTCAAACTTCAAGATAGGAATGGGCTCCCCACCCTCCAGGACCAGCCGCTGATTTATCTCCTCCGTTGCCAGGGCGATATCGGTGGGTAAGACCACCCCGCCCCGCCCCCGGGAACTATCAGGATTGGTGAGCACCCCCACCACCGTCCAGGGCCTCCGCACCACCGGCGGAGAGGGTTCTCCTCCCTCCCCAAACACCAGGGCCCGTAAACAGGGAATAGCTATCGCGGCACTGGATGCAAAGAGAATTCTCACCACCCCTACTCCTTTCTATCTAGGCCCGCAATTTTTTATCATACAGGGCAAGCAGCTTCTTCCGTTTAGGCTCCGACAGTCGATCGATAAAGAGAATCCCCTCCAGGTGATCGTACTCATGCTGAATCACCCGGGCAAGGAGCCCCTCCGCATCGAGGGTAAAGGGCCGACCCCGTTCATTCCAGGCCTGGATCCTTACTGCTTCCGGCCGTTTTACCTCCCCATACAGACCCGGTATAGAAAGACACCCCTCTTCGTATTCCGTTAATTCCGGAGACGTCTGGATAATCGAAGGATTTATAAACACCCGGGGGATATCCCCTTCTATGTGGACCACAAAAATCCGTTGCAAGAGACCCACCTGGGGACCCGCAAGGCCAATACCTCGCCCCGCATACATGGTCTCCCGCATTTCCTTCACAATAGCGACTATTTCATCGTTGATATCCTGTACGGGCAGGGCCTTCTGCCGAAGCACCTCATGCCCTAACGTATATATCTGCATATTCCAATAATAGAGAAAAATAGCCCCACCGGCAAGGGACCGGAGAAACAACAGGCACCAGGGACGCTCTTTGCCCTCTGTCCGCGTTTTTTTCAATGAGGGGGAGCACCGCACCGCCCCCTACCGGCTTGGCCCCCATCGGGACCCGCCTAAGTCGTCGCGGCTCCCCCCACGCGCCTGCTTCCTTCGCCGCCCGACCCTATCCTATGCCCGGTCTTATCAGCCCGGGCCACTACCCTTTCCCCACGGCTCAGGCGATCAGGCGCTCCCCCCACTCCAGAATGGGGCAACCCTTCACCGTGGGAAGGGGTCCCTTCAGCTTCCCCCCAACACCACCCCCAGCAGGATAAACAGCCCCGTCCCGCCGAGGATACTCAACAGGGTATTCCGCCTCCACAGATGGAGCACCAGCGTTGCAAGGGCCGCCCCGGCGGTCGCCCAGGGGGTCGGTGGCCCTTGCCAGAGCCCATCCATGATAGAAGTGCAGGCCAGGATGGTCATCACCGTGGGAGGCACCGTCTGTTCCACAAAGGGTAACCAGGAAGGGTATTTCCTCTCCTCTGCCCCACAGA contains these protein-coding regions:
- a CDS encoding PASTA domain-containing protein — protein: MKLFQRFDIDFDPDAMETYLSKHGRLFISAAVALLVLMGIVAVTVLGLALRGGEQTMVPNVVGKELTAALLELQAKELYPRIQLRYSNSATDKGTILEQDPRPGTIVKAGRRIRLVVSRGMVVDKVENYIGQNIDDVKIHLQTLFATASRPLLSLREPPLYKYSSEPAGTVLEQKPEPGTNIDGPTQLELVVSRGPENAMIKVPDVVGLPFADALERLRQAGVWFTCSSRPVENRENPGAVVSQLPAGQAVVAANTVVNLVIAEPASLPEETVFGIFAQNLPQYPYPLEIKLESISPSGERKRIFVGPCPGGDVTLPYQVERGSVLVLSVLNREVIRKTVE
- the fmt gene encoding methionyl-tRNA formyltransferase; this encodes MRILFASSAAIAIPCLRALVFGEGGEPSPPVVRRPWTVVGVLTNPDSSRGRGGVVLPTDIALATEEINQRLVLEGGEPIPILKFEKLNGASREAVAALSPDLLVSFAYGKIFGPKFLALFPSGGINIHPSLLPRYRGPTPIPAAILHGDRETGITVQRIALEMDAGDILLQESFPLSGRETTERLSFFVAERAPGLLIQVLQDMLAGKLQGMPQDNNQATYCHLIKKEDGKIDWSRSARDIDAQIRAYTPWPLCYTLHKGQLLYVLEAEPVDEGEGAPGGEGKPPPGVVVGVDKGRGILVQTGEGLLALRRLQYATKKALDWKSFLNGARDMVGSRLGDS
- the def gene encoding peptide deformylase; the encoded protein is MQIYTLGHEVLRQKALPVQDINDEIVAIVKEMRETMYAGRGIGLAGPQVGLLQRIFVVHIEGDIPRVFINPSIIQTSPELTEYEEGCLSIPGLYGEVKRPEAVRIQAWNERGRPFTLDAEGLLARVIQHEYDHLEGILFIDRLSEPKRKKLLALYDKKLRA
- a CDS encoding AzlD domain-containing protein, encoding MLSLAQALGYTVVMALIIFCCRAFPWILLALQEVVRFKGARRPGKAVTPLSDTEKTVEAGDIPSATEPAFCGAEERKYPSWLPFVEQTVPPTVMTILACTSIMDGLWQGPPTPWATAGAALATLVLHLWRRNTLLSILGGTGLFILLGVVLGGS